Proteins encoded by one window of Chitinophagales bacterium:
- a CDS encoding 6-carboxytetrahydropterin synthase yields the protein MVYLTRKEHFNAAHRLRNEAWSDEKNEQVFGKCANKNWHGHNYDLYVTVKGAPDPDTGFIMNAKELSRIIKSEVVEVLDHKNLDLDVEVMKGKMSSTENLIKEIWKLLQAKIKGCELHAIKLYETPNIYVEYFGE from the coding sequence ATGGTTTATCTTACCAGGAAAGAACATTTTAATGCAGCACACCGCCTTAGAAATGAGGCGTGGAGTGATGAAAAAAACGAGCAGGTATTTGGTAAATGCGCCAATAAAAACTGGCATGGGCACAATTATGATTTATATGTAACAGTAAAAGGAGCCCCTGATCCTGACACGGGTTTTATAATGAATGCCAAAGAGTTAAGCAGGATAATTAAAAGTGAAGTTGTAGAAGTGTTGGATCACAAAAATCTTGATTTGGATGTAGAAGTTATGAAAGGCAAAATGAGCTCTACGGAAAACCTGATTAAAGAAATATGGAAATTGCTCCAAGCAAAGATCAAAGGTTGTGAGTTGCATGCCATTAAATTATATGAAACACCCAATATTTACGTGGAATATTTCGGGGAATAA
- the folE gene encoding GTP cyclohydrolase I FolE has translation MNKNDSTEFNYVREEHYNGDITDKLTDKYKDIVSLLGEDPQRDGLTKTPERVAKAMQFMTQGYDQDAHEILSSAIFKEDHSEMVIVKDIELYSMCEHHMLPFFGKAHIAYIPDGKIVGLSKLARVVDVFARRLQVQERLTIQIRDAIEEALKPLGVAVVIEAKHLCMMMRGVQKQNSITTTSAFNGEFEKKATRDEFISLISNKLV, from the coding sequence ATGAACAAAAATGATTCAACAGAATTCAACTATGTCAGGGAAGAACATTACAACGGTGATATTACAGATAAATTAACAGATAAATACAAGGATATTGTCAGCCTTTTGGGTGAAGACCCGCAGCGCGATGGTCTTACTAAAACACCTGAAAGAGTGGCCAAAGCCATGCAATTTATGACACAGGGCTACGATCAAGATGCGCATGAAATTTTGAGCTCGGCTATTTTCAAAGAAGATCACAGTGAAATGGTTATTGTTAAAGACATTGAGCTGTATTCAATGTGTGAACATCATATGTTGCCATTTTTTGGTAAGGCTCATATTGCGTATATTCCCGATGGAAAAATTGTGGGCCTCAGTAAATTGGCGCGTGTGGTAGATGTATTTGCAAGAAGGCTTCAGGTTCAGGAACGCTTGACCATACAAATAAGAGATGCCATTGAGGAAGCTTTGAAACCACTTGGTGTGGCAGTAGTGATTGAAGCTAAGCATCTTTGTATGATGATGCGCGGTGTGCAAAAACAAAATTCTATTACAACGACTTCTGCCTTCAATGGGGAGTTTGAGAAAAAGGCGACCAGGGATGAGTTTATTTCCCTGATTTCCAATAAATTGGTATAA